The segment AGAAGCTCCCTGCGCCGTCGTTGTGCGGCTGTCTTCTGCTCCCGCCGCTGGCTGGTGGTGTTGTCCACCTGAGCCTCCCCGCCCGTTCGAATTTCGTCATGCCTGCGCAACGTAACACTCCGACGACACCCCGCACGTGCGGCGTCCCGAGTTGACAGTCATACCAGTCGGTAACAGACTTGCTGTTACCGCAAGTAACAAGTACGTGGAGGGGACTCATGGGCGACTTCTCGCTCGAGCTCAACGACGACCAGACCGCTGTACGCGACTGGATCCACGGCTTCGCCGCCGACGTGATCCGCCCGGCCGCCGCCGAATGGGACGAGCGCGAGGAAACCCCCTGGCCGGTCATCCAGGAGGCCGCCAAGATCGGCCTGTACTCACTGGACTTCTACGCCCAGCAGTACTTCGACCCCACCGGCCTCGGCATAGCCATCACCATGGAAGAGCTCTTCTGGGGCGACGCGGGCATCGGCCTGTCCATCGTCGGCACCGCGCTGGCCGCCGTCGGCGTCCTCGCCAACGGCACCGAGGAGCAGATCGGCACCTGGATCCCCCAGATGTACGGCGACGTCAACGACGTCAAGCTCGCCTCCTTCTGCTCCTCCGAGCCGGACGCGGGATCCGACGTCTCCGCGATGCGCACCCGTGCCGTCTACGACCAGGCCAAGGACGAGTGGGTCCTCAACGGCACCAAGACCTGGGCCACGAACGGCGGCATCGCCAACGTCCACGTCGTCGTCGCCGTGGTCGACCCCGAACTCGGCGCCCGGGGCCACGCCTCCTTCGTCGTCCCGCCGAACACCCCCGGCCTCTCCCAGGGCCAGAAGTTCAAGAAGCACGGCATCCGCGCCTCCCACACCGCCGAGGTCGTCCTCGAGGACGTCCGCATCCCCGGCTCCTGCCTCCTCGGCGGCAAGGACAAGCTCGACGAACGCCTCGCCCGGGCCCGCGAGCGCGCCAAGACCGGCGGCGAGCGCGTCAAGAACGCCGCCATGGCCACCTTCGAGGCCTCCCGCCCGGCAGTCGGCGCCCAGGCCGTCGGCATCGCCCGCGCCGCGTACGAGGTCGCCCTCGACTACGCCAAGACCCGCGTCCAGTTCGGCCGCCCCATCATCGACAACCAGGGCATCGCCTTCCAGCTCGCCGACATGCGCACCCAGATCGACGCCGCCCGCCTCCTGGTCTGGCGCGCCTCCTGGATGGCCATCACCGGCAAGCCCTTCACCTCCGCCGAGGGCTCCATGTCCAAGCTCTACGCCGGCGAAACGGCGAAGAAGGTGACCGGGCAGGCCATGCAGATCCTCGGCGGCAACGGCTTCACCCGCGAGTACCCCGTGGAGCGGATGCATCGGGACGCGGCCATCTACACGATCTTCGAGGGGACCAGCGAGATCCAGCGGCTCGTGATCGCCCGCACGCTTTCGGGGCTGCCGATCCGCTGACGCGGTGCGGTTGCGGGGCCGTCTGCCATGGCCGACGGTTCCGTCCTCAA is part of the Streptomyces sp. NBC_01262 genome and harbors:
- a CDS encoding acyl-CoA dehydrogenase family protein gives rise to the protein MGDFSLELNDDQTAVRDWIHGFAADVIRPAAAEWDEREETPWPVIQEAAKIGLYSLDFYAQQYFDPTGLGIAITMEELFWGDAGIGLSIVGTALAAVGVLANGTEEQIGTWIPQMYGDVNDVKLASFCSSEPDAGSDVSAMRTRAVYDQAKDEWVLNGTKTWATNGGIANVHVVVAVVDPELGARGHASFVVPPNTPGLSQGQKFKKHGIRASHTAEVVLEDVRIPGSCLLGGKDKLDERLARARERAKTGGERVKNAAMATFEASRPAVGAQAVGIARAAYEVALDYAKTRVQFGRPIIDNQGIAFQLADMRTQIDAARLLVWRASWMAITGKPFTSAEGSMSKLYAGETAKKVTGQAMQILGGNGFTREYPVERMHRDAAIYTIFEGTSEIQRLVIARTLSGLPIR